In a genomic window of Methylobacter sp. YRD-M1:
- a CDS encoding response regulator: MSKPHTILLVEDNPQDEMLILRSLRKANLANRINVVRDGQQALDYLFCQGEFADHSPEELPAVVLLDIGLPRLSGLEVLERLRAAPRTRLLPVVILTSSDEEMDRLKSYEDGANSFVRKPVDFAEFAETVARLGIYWIATNQPPHG; the protein is encoded by the coding sequence ATGAGCAAACCACACACTATCCTGCTCGTCGAAGACAATCCCCAGGACGAAATGCTGATTCTTCGCTCCTTGCGCAAAGCGAACCTGGCCAACCGGATCAATGTGGTTAGAGACGGCCAGCAGGCGCTAGACTATTTGTTTTGCCAAGGCGAGTTCGCAGACCACAGCCCTGAGGAATTGCCGGCTGTGGTGTTGCTCGATATCGGCCTGCCGCGCCTTTCCGGTCTCGAAGTGCTGGAGCGATTGCGGGCTGCCCCCCGCACTCGACTGCTGCCGGTGGTGATTCTCACCTCTTCGGATGAGGAAATGGACAGGCTAAAGAGTTATGAAGACGGCGCTAACAGCTTCGTACGCAAGCCGGTGGATTTTGCAGAATTCGCCGAAACCGTAGCGAGGCTGGGCATCTACTGGATCGCCACCAACCAGCCGCCGCATGGATGA
- a CDS encoding GGDEF domain-containing response regulator produces MDEDLMDAPLKLLVIEDNQADFLLLQRHLKLQGLPVSCAWIDSMAKLESALAAQRWDAVLADYNVPGMVFGQSMDLIRSRQSDLPVILVTGALGDEKAVDLLKQGCSDFVLKENLARLVPAIERSLHEVAEHRARREAEEALRESEDRYRSVIEALFEGIVLIDADGALQAANTSAERILGLTMEHLAGSTSLDPRWQTIHEDGSPFPGEMHPAWVTLQTGQPCHEVIMGVHKPDGSLVWLSINSRPLYRPGDTSPYAVVASFVDITERKRAEEELRILQAQLREAAIHDPLTGLYNRRYLDETMKRELARAAREGHPISIFMGDIDHFKQLNDTYGHQAGDEILKTLGEVLRAHARAGDIPCRYGGEEFVVILPDMPLEAARERAELVRRDFANLRFAFGDAQLGSTISIGVSVYPEYGTTADELIGAADQALYEAKQTGRNRVCLASRLGPTLNN; encoded by the coding sequence ATGGATGAAGATCTCATGGATGCGCCACTGAAACTATTGGTCATCGAAGACAATCAGGCTGATTTCCTGCTGCTGCAGCGTCACCTGAAGCTTCAAGGACTGCCTGTTTCGTGTGCCTGGATCGACAGCATGGCCAAATTGGAATCCGCCCTGGCCGCTCAACGCTGGGACGCAGTTCTGGCGGACTACAATGTGCCGGGAATGGTGTTCGGACAGTCGATGGACTTGATTCGCAGCCGTCAGAGCGACCTGCCGGTCATCCTCGTGACCGGAGCCCTGGGTGATGAGAAGGCGGTGGACCTGTTGAAGCAAGGATGCTCGGATTTCGTCCTGAAGGAGAATCTCGCCCGCCTCGTTCCCGCCATTGAACGCAGCCTGCATGAAGTCGCCGAGCATCGGGCGCGCCGAGAGGCGGAAGAGGCGCTGCGCGAAAGCGAAGATCGTTACCGGTCGGTGATCGAGGCGCTGTTCGAAGGCATCGTCCTGATCGATGCCGATGGGGCGCTACAGGCCGCCAACACCAGCGCCGAGCGCATTTTAGGGCTCACCATGGAACATCTGGCGGGGAGCACCTCCCTTGACCCGCGTTGGCAGACCATACACGAAGACGGCTCGCCGTTTCCGGGCGAAATGCACCCGGCCTGGGTTACACTGCAGACCGGCCAACCCTGCCATGAGGTAATCATGGGTGTTCACAAGCCGGATGGCTCGCTCGTCTGGTTATCAATCAACTCCCGACCACTGTATCGCCCTGGAGATACTTCTCCCTATGCCGTAGTGGCGTCCTTTGTCGACATTACCGAGCGCAAGCGTGCTGAAGAAGAACTGCGGATCCTGCAGGCCCAACTCCGTGAAGCGGCGATCCATGACCCGCTGACCGGTCTCTACAATCGTCGCTACCTGGATGAGACCATGAAACGGGAGCTGGCGCGCGCCGCGCGCGAAGGGCATCCGATCAGCATCTTCATGGGCGACATTGACCACTTCAAGCAGCTCAATGACACTTACGGCCACCAAGCCGGCGACGAAATACTAAAAACGCTGGGCGAAGTGCTGCGGGCACATGCCCGTGCCGGCGATATTCCCTGCCGTTACGGCGGCGAGGAGTTTGTGGTGATATTGCCGGACATGCCATTGGAAGCAGCCCGAGAACGCGCCGAGCTGGTGCGGCGGGATTTTGCGAATCTACGCTTTGCTTTCGGGGACGCTCAGCTCGGTTCGACCATCTCGATCGGCGTCTCGGTATATCCTGAATACGGCACGACGGCCGACGAACTAATTGGCGCCGCCGATCAAGCGCTTTATGAAGCGAAGCAAACCGGGCGTAACAGAGTGTGCTTGGCCAGTCGCCTTGGGCCGACTCTTAATAACTGA
- the norR gene encoding nitric oxide reductase transcriptional regulator NorR: MAFKTLDEAIRAVVLSLTANLSMKARYTEFLNIFAKITGNHACALLRYQDGILVPVATYGLLPKVQEQTFRPEQHPRLAAIMQSRTPVRFAANDSRPDPYDAMLLNDAGGRLGVHACVGCSLYNENTLFGVLSADALEPGAFDHIDDQVFQTFAALATVSLRYETYISTLERLARHRELVASELVNETLQRSNQALGESPAMQRLSREIDIVSKSDLTVLLLGETGVGKEVVARVIHAHSLRAGQPLVYVNCAALPEALAESELFGHVRGAFSGANTDRAGKFELANGGTLFLDEVGELPLSIQAKLLRAVQFGEIQRLGSDKCHRADVRIIAATNRHLAKEVKEGRFRADLYHRLSVYPLHVPPLRERIDDIALLADYFLAQARARLGLDQVGMAPETVEQLNAYPWPGNVRELEHVILRAVLRAASIQGRSVVLEPVDLDIMTENEKSTDGTTTQNAELSLAQAVENFQRERILATLAEAGQNWSEAARRLGLDRGNLHRLARRLGIK, translated from the coding sequence TTGGCATTTAAAACCCTGGATGAGGCCATCCGCGCCGTCGTACTGAGCCTGACGGCGAACCTTTCCATGAAGGCTCGTTACACGGAATTCCTGAATATCTTCGCGAAAATCACCGGCAACCATGCCTGTGCCCTGCTGCGCTATCAAGACGGAATTCTTGTCCCGGTAGCAACCTACGGCCTGCTGCCGAAGGTGCAGGAACAGACATTCCGGCCGGAACAGCATCCTCGGCTGGCTGCCATCATGCAATCGCGGACCCCGGTCCGGTTCGCCGCCAACGACTCCAGACCTGACCCCTACGATGCAATGCTGCTGAACGATGCTGGCGGACGACTGGGCGTCCATGCCTGTGTCGGCTGCAGCCTTTATAACGAAAACACGCTGTTCGGCGTACTGTCGGCCGACGCCCTGGAACCCGGCGCATTCGATCATATCGACGATCAGGTCTTCCAGACTTTCGCCGCTCTCGCCACCGTGTCATTGCGCTATGAGACCTATATCAGCACGCTGGAACGTCTGGCCAGACACCGCGAGCTGGTCGCCAGTGAACTGGTCAATGAGACCTTGCAGCGCAGCAATCAGGCGCTGGGCGAAAGTCCGGCCATGCAGCGTTTGAGTCGTGAAATCGATATTGTTTCCAAATCCGATCTGACGGTTCTGCTGTTGGGGGAAACCGGCGTCGGCAAGGAGGTGGTCGCCCGCGTCATCCATGCCCACTCGCTGAGAGCCGGCCAGCCCTTGGTTTATGTGAACTGTGCGGCGCTGCCCGAAGCGCTGGCCGAGAGCGAGCTGTTCGGACATGTGCGCGGCGCCTTCAGCGGCGCCAACACCGATCGCGCCGGAAAGTTCGAACTCGCCAACGGCGGCACGCTGTTTCTGGATGAAGTCGGGGAACTGCCGCTTTCGATTCAGGCCAAGCTGCTGCGCGCGGTCCAGTTCGGGGAAATCCAGCGCTTGGGATCGGATAAATGTCACCGCGCCGACGTCAGGATCATTGCTGCGACCAACCGGCATCTGGCCAAGGAAGTTAAGGAGGGGCGGTTCCGGGCCGACCTCTACCACCGGCTCAGCGTCTATCCGCTGCATGTGCCGCCATTGCGGGAGCGGATAGACGACATCGCGCTGCTGGCCGATTACTTTCTGGCCCAGGCCCGTGCGCGCCTTGGCCTGGATCAGGTCGGCATGGCGCCGGAAACCGTCGAACAGCTCAACGCATATCCCTGGCCCGGCAACGTTCGCGAACTGGAGCACGTCATACTGCGGGCCGTTTTGCGCGCCGCGTCGATTCAGGGACGATCGGTAGTGCTGGAACCGGTCGATCTCGACATCATGACTGAAAACGAAAAAAGTACGGACGGAACAACGACCCAAAACGCCGAGCTATCGCTCGCTCAGGCGGTCGAGAATTTCCAGCGCGAACGCATTCTCGCTACGCTTGCCGAAGCCGGCCAAAACTGGTCGGAAGCGGCGCGCCGCCTGGGGCTGGACCGCGGCAACCTGCACCGACTGGCCAGACGGCTGGGAATAAAGTAA